The following coding sequences lie in one Kribbella sp. NBC_00709 genomic window:
- a CDS encoding fumarylacetoacetate hydrolase family protein: protein MRIARFSVDDEPKYGVVETDDPEGLAGTVNVLDSDPLYRPVQFTGERLQLADVRLLAPVIPRSKVVCVGRNYAAHAQELGNDVPEQPMIFLKPNTSVIGPRDGIVYPEQTHDLHFEGELAIVIGRICRDLPKERVNEVIFGYTIANDVTARDLQKTDGQWARAKGYDTFCPLGPWISTELDASDLRVSTELNGELKQDGRTSQFIFDIPEVLAYITSFTTLLPGDVVLTGTPAGVGPMLPGDEVSVTVEGLGTLTNKVIVRD from the coding sequence GTGCGTATCGCCAGATTCTCCGTGGACGACGAACCGAAGTACGGCGTCGTCGAGACCGACGACCCCGAAGGGCTCGCCGGGACCGTCAACGTGCTCGACTCGGACCCGCTCTACCGGCCGGTCCAGTTCACCGGCGAGCGGTTGCAGCTCGCCGACGTCCGGCTGCTCGCGCCGGTGATCCCGCGCAGCAAGGTGGTCTGCGTCGGCCGCAACTACGCGGCGCACGCCCAGGAGCTCGGCAACGACGTACCGGAACAGCCGATGATCTTCCTGAAGCCGAACACGAGTGTGATCGGCCCGCGCGACGGCATCGTCTACCCGGAGCAGACGCACGACCTGCACTTCGAGGGCGAGCTCGCGATCGTGATCGGCCGGATCTGCCGCGACCTGCCCAAGGAGCGGGTCAACGAGGTGATCTTCGGCTACACGATCGCCAACGACGTGACCGCGCGCGACCTGCAGAAGACCGACGGGCAATGGGCCCGGGCCAAGGGGTACGACACGTTCTGCCCGCTCGGCCCGTGGATCAGCACCGAGCTCGACGCGTCCGACCTGCGGGTCAGCACCGAACTGAACGGCGAGCTCAAGCAGGACGGGCGGACGTCGCAGTTCATCTTCGACATCCCGGAGGTGCTGGCTTACATCACCTCCTTCACGACGCTGCTGCCCGGCGACGTGGTGCTCACCGGCACCCCGGCCGGGGTCGGCCCGATGCTGCCCGGTGACGAGGTCTCGGTCACCGTCGAGGGACTCGGAACTCTGACGAACAAGGTGATCGTGCGTGACTGA
- a CDS encoding GNAT family N-acetyltransferase, which translates to MTFEIRLAVPPEYDAVGELTVEAYSHDGFVRGQYAMTLRAAADRAAKAELWVAADATGLLGTATYCPVDSVYREIGLADEGEFRMLGVAGRARGLGVGTALTQRCIERSREQGLRRVVLSSATYMTAAHRIYERLGFTRLPERDWAPIPGVDLFAFSMDL; encoded by the coding sequence GTGACTTTCGAGATCCGCCTGGCTGTTCCTCCGGAGTACGACGCGGTCGGCGAGCTGACCGTGGAGGCGTACTCGCACGACGGTTTCGTCCGTGGTCAGTACGCGATGACGTTGCGGGCCGCCGCCGACCGCGCCGCGAAGGCAGAGCTGTGGGTCGCCGCTGACGCAACCGGCCTGCTCGGGACCGCCACCTACTGCCCCGTCGACTCGGTCTACCGGGAGATCGGGCTCGCCGACGAGGGCGAGTTCCGGATGCTCGGCGTGGCCGGACGGGCCCGTGGCCTCGGCGTCGGTACCGCGCTGACGCAGCGCTGCATCGAGCGCTCCCGCGAGCAAGGCCTTCGCCGCGTCGTCCTCAGCAGCGCCACGTACATGACCGCGGCCCATCGCATCTACGAGCGCCTCGGCTTCACCCGCCTCCCGGAACGCGACTGGGCCCCGATCCCCGGCGTCGATCTGTTCGCGTTCTCGATGGACCTATGA
- a CDS encoding 3-methyladenine DNA glycosylase → MTVTLSRAEWSSSADDHAGRVDVLLSGHLERRQRREAHPVEDFLFTYYSTRPNQLRIWHPGPGVRLLDAASYGDRRGYVVVDGTASLDPAEIMRRADNIAWIRRLLASTLDRQPQFGCFGLHEWAMVYRSPDVRHASWPLRLGAEGTDQVVESHKIACSHFDAFRFFTTPARPLNVLRPTRDSQPALEQGGCLHANMDLYKWASKLMPFTPSSLLLDCFELARDIRTLDMRASPYDLAPLGYSPVRIETPEGKAEYTAAQRSFADRARPLRRQLVTLCDALLG, encoded by the coding sequence ATGACCGTCACGCTCTCCCGTGCCGAGTGGTCGTCGTCCGCCGATGACCACGCCGGTCGCGTCGACGTTCTGTTGTCCGGTCACCTCGAGCGGCGTCAGCGCCGTGAGGCCCACCCTGTCGAGGATTTCCTCTTCACCTATTACTCCACGCGTCCGAACCAGCTCCGCATCTGGCACCCCGGTCCGGGCGTCCGGCTGCTCGACGCGGCGTCGTACGGCGATCGCCGCGGGTACGTCGTGGTCGACGGGACTGCATCGCTGGACCCTGCCGAGATCATGCGCCGTGCGGACAACATCGCATGGATCCGCCGGCTCCTCGCGTCGACGCTGGATCGGCAACCGCAGTTCGGGTGTTTCGGTCTGCACGAGTGGGCGATGGTCTACCGGAGTCCCGACGTACGGCACGCTTCCTGGCCGCTCCGTCTAGGTGCCGAGGGCACCGATCAGGTCGTCGAGTCGCACAAGATCGCCTGCTCGCATTTCGACGCCTTCCGCTTCTTCACCACACCCGCCAGGCCGTTGAACGTCCTCCGGCCCACCCGCGATTCGCAGCCGGCGCTGGAGCAAGGCGGCTGCCTGCACGCGAACATGGACCTCTACAAATGGGCGTCCAAGCTGATGCCCTTCACCCCGAGCTCGCTGCTCCTTGACTGCTTCGAGCTCGCCCGCGACATCCGCACCCTGGACATGCGGGCGTCGCCGTACGACCTCGCTCCGCTCGGGTACTCCCCCGTCCGGATCGAGACACCCGAAGGCAAAGCCGAGTACACCGCGGCCCAACGGTCCTTCGCCGACCGCGCCCGGCCCCTCCGCCGCCAACTCGTGACCCTTTGCGACGCACTCCTCGGCTAA
- a CDS encoding class I SAM-dependent methyltransferase, protein MDPVVGKLLLVTLDAQTQEMVAANEADWDARAPLHAASDFYDRPAEFWFADYEWEDLGPLDGRDVLHLQCHLGTETIAFARRGARTSGLDLSATSLAAARDIAAEAGVEIDYVHANVYDAVDAVQGRQFDIIYTGKGALCYLPDLQEWAEVVRDLLKPGGVLYIVEFHPLLNALREVSLPGESDDLVLRADYLEGRGPIARDSTVTYTGDEVPGRQTSYEWRHGLGELTTALATTGFHLTTLRESEVLPWPRWSSMQQTPEGWWRLPDNAPRIPLLFALKATKP, encoded by the coding sequence GTGGACCCGGTTGTGGGCAAACTGCTGCTTGTGACTCTGGACGCGCAGACGCAGGAGATGGTGGCCGCCAACGAGGCGGACTGGGACGCCCGGGCGCCGCTGCACGCGGCGAGCGACTTCTACGACCGGCCCGCGGAGTTCTGGTTCGCCGACTACGAATGGGAGGATCTCGGGCCGCTGGACGGCCGCGACGTACTGCATCTGCAGTGCCATCTGGGCACCGAGACGATCGCGTTCGCGCGCCGGGGTGCGCGGACCAGCGGGCTCGACCTCTCGGCGACCTCGCTGGCGGCCGCCCGCGACATCGCGGCCGAGGCGGGCGTCGAGATCGACTACGTGCACGCGAACGTGTATGACGCGGTCGATGCGGTCCAGGGCCGGCAGTTCGACATCATCTACACCGGCAAGGGCGCGCTCTGCTACCTACCTGATCTGCAGGAATGGGCCGAGGTCGTCCGCGACCTGCTGAAGCCCGGCGGCGTCCTCTACATCGTCGAGTTCCACCCGCTGCTGAACGCCCTCCGGGAGGTCTCCCTCCCCGGCGAATCCGACGACCTGGTTCTCCGCGCCGACTACCTCGAAGGCCGCGGCCCCATCGCCCGCGACTCCACCGTCACCTACACCGGCGACGAAGTACCCGGACGTCAAACCAGCTACGAATGGCGCCACGGCCTCGGCGAACTCACCACCGCCCTCGCCACCACAGGCTTCCACCTCACCACCCTGCGCGAGTCCGAGGTACTCCCATGGCCCCGCTGGTCGTCCATGCAGCAAACCCCCGAAGGCTGGTGGCGCCTCCCGGACAACGCTCCGCGCATCCCGCTCCTCTTCGCCCTGAAGGCGACCAAACCCTGA
- a CDS encoding Fic family protein, with amino-acid sequence MARVELHRWPGHPDGFTRAERLGGSYELYFPDPLVGREFDLSDDVLAVLEDAAGDLARLDATAAVLTNSEALARLLLRAEAVGSSHIEGLVVGARRLLKADVLRATTRDVTAEEVLGAVDAMTWVTESVQAGDKLEVDHLLEAHRRLMAQSPHAEYAGEIRYLQNWIGGRSPAEAYYVPPPAQLIPELLADLVTFIRESRLPVLAKTAIAHAQFETIHPFADGNGRTGRALIHLILRAEGLVTRTVPPVSLSLATHATEYVDSLTAFRYVGRATTAKARAAANPWLRMFALACTHATAEAARFEQAAVDLKAAWRERAAPVRAGSATELLIDALPAAPVLTLAAAAQLIDRSQQAANQGLARLVEARILRELTDGRRNRVYEAPELIDAFTLLERRFASPAADTRIEAPSRPVPPRPEPTHQ; translated from the coding sequence ATGGCACGGGTGGAGTTACATCGATGGCCCGGGCACCCCGACGGGTTCACGCGCGCAGAGCGGCTGGGCGGGTCGTACGAGCTGTACTTCCCCGATCCGCTGGTCGGGCGCGAGTTCGACCTGAGTGACGACGTACTCGCGGTGCTCGAGGACGCCGCGGGTGATCTGGCGCGACTGGACGCGACGGCCGCCGTGCTGACGAACAGCGAGGCGCTCGCGCGGCTCCTGCTGCGGGCCGAGGCGGTCGGGTCGTCGCACATCGAAGGGCTCGTCGTCGGGGCGCGACGGTTGCTGAAGGCCGACGTACTGCGGGCGACCACGCGGGACGTCACGGCCGAGGAGGTGCTCGGCGCGGTCGACGCGATGACCTGGGTGACCGAGTCCGTGCAGGCCGGCGACAAGCTCGAGGTCGACCATCTGCTCGAGGCGCATCGCCGGCTGATGGCGCAGTCGCCGCACGCGGAGTACGCCGGCGAGATCCGCTACCTGCAGAACTGGATCGGCGGCCGCTCCCCCGCCGAGGCGTACTACGTCCCGCCGCCGGCGCAACTGATCCCGGAGCTGCTCGCGGACCTGGTCACCTTCATCCGCGAGTCGCGACTGCCCGTGCTCGCGAAGACCGCGATCGCGCACGCGCAGTTCGAGACCATCCACCCCTTTGCCGATGGCAACGGCCGGACCGGGCGGGCGCTGATCCACCTGATCCTGCGGGCCGAAGGCCTGGTCACCCGCACCGTGCCACCGGTCTCGCTCTCGCTGGCCACGCACGCGACGGAGTACGTCGACAGCCTGACCGCCTTCCGGTACGTCGGACGCGCGACGACCGCGAAGGCACGCGCCGCCGCGAACCCGTGGCTGCGGATGTTCGCGCTGGCCTGCACGCACGCGACCGCGGAGGCGGCCCGCTTCGAACAGGCCGCGGTCGACCTCAAGGCCGCGTGGCGGGAACGCGCGGCGCCGGTCCGCGCCGGCTCCGCGACCGAGCTGCTGATCGACGCGCTGCCGGCCGCTCCCGTGCTGACCCTCGCCGCCGCGGCGCAACTCATCGACCGCTCGCAGCAGGCCGCCAACCAAGGTCTCGCCCGCCTGGTCGAGGCGCGCATCCTGCGCGAACTCACCGACGGCCGGCGCAACCGGGTCTACGAGGCGCCCGAGCTCATCGACGCCTTCACCCTGCTGGAACGCCGCTTCGCCAGCCCGGCCGCCGACACCCGGATCGAGGCGCCTAGCAGACCCGTCCCACCGAGACCAGAACCGACACACCAGTGA
- a CDS encoding DinB family protein, whose protein sequence is MSEAFDWDILHRPSAMAMVRGQLGFSWMVLSGRLAQLTDEQYFWRPSSEALTVVRRHYAGHFRSLGTGEWVAQWPDEPDHRGPRTIAWLIAHLTETFFERWEWTFGASQQGRADITLHGNARDAVAWLTYWVEAWRDAIADLDEDEVMTVGLSQANELDAGEPFGHVVLRLNRELIHHGSEIMTLQDLYAVAA, encoded by the coding sequence ATGTCGGAGGCGTTCGACTGGGACATCCTGCACCGGCCGTCGGCGATGGCCATGGTGCGCGGCCAGCTCGGCTTCAGCTGGATGGTGCTGTCCGGCCGGCTCGCGCAATTGACCGACGAGCAGTACTTCTGGCGACCGAGCAGCGAGGCGCTCACGGTCGTCCGGCGGCACTACGCCGGCCACTTCCGATCACTCGGGACCGGTGAGTGGGTCGCGCAGTGGCCGGACGAGCCCGATCATCGCGGCCCGCGCACGATCGCCTGGCTGATCGCACACCTGACCGAGACGTTCTTCGAGCGCTGGGAGTGGACGTTCGGCGCGAGCCAGCAGGGCCGCGCCGACATCACGCTGCACGGCAACGCGCGCGACGCGGTCGCCTGGCTGACCTACTGGGTCGAGGCCTGGCGCGACGCGATCGCGGACCTGGACGAGGACGAGGTGATGACGGTCGGCCTCAGCCAGGCCAACGAGCTGGACGCCGGCGAGCCGTTCGGTCATGTCGTCCTGCGGCTGAATCGCGAGCTGATCCACCACGGCTCGGAGATCATGACGCTCCAGGATCTCTACGCGGTCGCCGCCTAG
- a CDS encoding ribonucleoside-diphosphate reductase subunit alpha — MATDQPIELTVVRRDGSSTPFDATKISVAVTKAFLAVEGADAGATHRVRDLVTDLTGRVVGALTSRGDSRRSVQVEDIQDQVELALMRAGEHQVARAYVLYREERTKARTPADAAGVTEKPALTVRAADGTRSPLDVDRLRVIVAEAASGLDAVDPELILNETLGACYDGIAQHEVELALVMAARGFVETEPQYSFAASRLLLDQIRREALGRVHGEPRQASQAEMAEAYKAYFPQYIRVGIEAGQLDPELGTFDLERLAAAITPEADLDFTFLSLQTLYDRYLLHIDKVRYELPQAFFLRVAMGMALREDDREARAIQFYELLSSFRFMSSTPTLFNSGTTRPQLSSCFLTTVEDDLAGIFSGIRNNALLAKYSGGLGNDWTPVRGIGAKIRGTNGESQGVVPFLKVANDTAVAVNQGGRRKGAVCAYLEAWHIDVEEFLDLRKNTGDERRRTHDMNTANWVPDLFLQRVEAGGEWTLFSPNEVPDLHDLYGTAFAEAYAGYEAAADRGEIRVFKRVKAVDLWRRMLTVLFETGHPWITFKDACNLRSPQQHDGVVHSSNLCTEITLNTTVEETAVCNLGSVNLVAHLTADGLDADLLRDTVKTAVRMLDNVIDVNFYTTPESERANQRHRPVGLGLMGFADALFALRIPYSSDAAVEFADSSMEQISYHAIEASSDLAAERGRYSTYDGSLWSLGILPIDSLDLLKTARGGDVIVDESTTLDWESLRQKVLRDGMRNSNVMAIAPTATISNICGVSQSIEPTYSNLFVKSNMSGEFTVANPYLVADLKARGLWDQVMVSDLKYHDGVLAGIERIPADVRELYATAFEIDPQWLVKAASRRQKWIDQAQSLNLYMSKPSGRALDELYRSAWRSGLKTTYYLRSQSATHVEKSTLKGTDGRLNAVPVSVPVPADLPLPEPTGAVCSIDDPDCEACQ; from the coding sequence GTGGCGACGGACCAGCCGATCGAGCTCACCGTCGTCCGCCGCGACGGCAGCAGCACTCCCTTCGATGCCACCAAGATCTCCGTCGCCGTGACCAAGGCGTTCCTCGCGGTCGAGGGCGCCGACGCCGGCGCCACCCACCGGGTCCGCGACCTGGTGACCGACCTGACCGGCCGGGTCGTGGGCGCCCTGACCAGCCGCGGCGACTCACGCCGCAGCGTGCAGGTCGAGGACATCCAGGACCAGGTCGAGCTGGCGCTGATGCGCGCCGGCGAGCACCAGGTCGCCCGCGCCTACGTCCTGTACCGCGAGGAGCGGACCAAGGCCCGCACCCCTGCCGACGCGGCCGGCGTCACCGAGAAGCCGGCGCTGACCGTCCGCGCCGCCGACGGCACCCGGTCCCCGCTCGACGTGGACCGGCTGCGCGTGATCGTCGCGGAGGCGGCGTCCGGACTCGACGCGGTCGACCCCGAACTGATTCTGAACGAGACGCTCGGCGCCTGCTACGACGGCATCGCGCAGCACGAGGTCGAGTTGGCGCTGGTGATGGCCGCGCGTGGCTTCGTCGAGACCGAGCCGCAGTACAGCTTCGCCGCGTCCCGGCTGCTGCTGGACCAGATCCGGCGCGAGGCGCTGGGCCGCGTCCACGGCGAGCCGCGGCAGGCCAGCCAGGCCGAGATGGCCGAGGCCTACAAGGCCTACTTCCCGCAGTACATCCGGGTCGGGATCGAGGCCGGTCAGCTCGACCCCGAGCTCGGCACGTTCGACCTCGAGCGGCTCGCGGCTGCGATCACGCCCGAGGCCGACCTGGACTTCACCTTCCTCAGCCTGCAGACGCTGTACGACCGGTATCTCCTGCACATCGACAAGGTTCGGTACGAGCTGCCGCAGGCGTTCTTCCTCCGGGTCGCGATGGGCATGGCGCTGCGCGAGGACGACCGCGAGGCGCGGGCGATCCAGTTCTACGAGCTGCTCAGCTCGTTCCGCTTCATGTCGTCGACGCCGACGCTGTTCAACTCCGGCACGACCCGGCCGCAGCTGTCGTCCTGCTTCCTCACCACCGTCGAGGACGACCTGGCCGGCATCTTCAGCGGCATCCGCAACAACGCGCTGCTCGCGAAGTACTCCGGCGGTCTCGGCAACGACTGGACACCGGTCCGCGGCATCGGCGCCAAGATCCGCGGCACCAACGGCGAGTCGCAGGGCGTCGTGCCGTTCCTGAAGGTCGCCAACGACACCGCCGTAGCCGTGAATCAGGGAGGAAGACGGAAGGGCGCGGTCTGCGCGTACCTCGAGGCGTGGCACATCGACGTCGAGGAGTTCCTCGATCTCCGGAAGAACACCGGGGACGAGCGCCGTCGCACCCACGACATGAACACGGCGAACTGGGTGCCCGACCTGTTCCTGCAGCGGGTCGAGGCCGGGGGCGAGTGGACGTTGTTCTCGCCGAACGAGGTGCCCGATCTGCACGACCTGTACGGGACGGCGTTCGCCGAGGCGTACGCCGGATACGAGGCCGCCGCCGATCGCGGCGAGATCCGGGTCTTCAAGCGGGTCAAGGCTGTCGACCTGTGGCGGCGGATGCTGACCGTGCTGTTCGAGACCGGGCACCCGTGGATCACCTTCAAGGACGCCTGCAATCTGCGGTCGCCGCAGCAGCACGACGGCGTCGTCCACTCGTCGAATCTGTGCACCGAGATCACCCTCAACACCACCGTCGAGGAGACCGCGGTCTGCAACCTGGGCTCGGTCAACCTGGTCGCCCATCTCACCGCGGACGGTCTCGACGCCGACCTGCTCCGGGACACGGTGAAGACCGCGGTCCGGATGCTCGACAACGTCATCGACGTGAACTTCTACACCACCCCGGAGTCGGAGCGGGCGAACCAGCGCCATCGCCCGGTCGGCCTCGGCCTGATGGGCTTCGCGGACGCCCTGTTCGCACTGCGCATCCCGTACTCGTCCGACGCCGCGGTCGAGTTCGCGGACAGTTCGATGGAGCAGATCAGCTACCACGCGATCGAGGCGTCCAGCGATCTCGCCGCCGAGCGCGGCCGCTACTCGACGTACGACGGATCGCTGTGGAGCCTGGGGATCCTGCCGATCGACTCGCTCGACCTGCTGAAGACGGCCCGCGGCGGCGACGTGATCGTGGACGAGAGCACCACACTGGACTGGGAATCGCTGCGGCAGAAGGTGCTCCGCGACGGCATGCGGAACTCCAACGTGATGGCGATCGCGCCGACCGCGACGATCTCCAACATCTGCGGCGTGAGCCAGTCGATCGAGCCGACGTACAGCAACCTGTTCGTGAAGTCGAACATGTCCGGCGAGTTCACCGTCGCCAACCCGTACCTGGTCGCCGACCTGAAGGCGCGCGGGCTGTGGGACCAGGTGATGGTGTCCGACCTGAAGTACCACGACGGTGTCCTCGCGGGCATCGAGCGGATCCCGGCCGACGTGCGGGAGCTGTACGCGACGGCGTTCGAGATCGACCCGCAGTGGCTGGTCAAGGCTGCGTCGCGCCGGCAGAAGTGGATCGACCAGGCGCAGTCGCTGAACCTGTACATGTCGAAGCCGTCGGGCCGCGCGCTGGACGAGCTGTACCGGTCGGCCTGGCGCTCTGGCCTCAAGACGACTTATTACCTGCGTTCCCAGTCGGCAACTCATGTGGAGAAGTCCACGCTGAAGGGCACCGACGGCCGGCTCAACGCCGTACCGGTGTCTGTCCCGGTGCCTGCTGATCTCCCTCTTCCCGAGCCCACCGGAGCCGTCTGCTCCATCGACGACCCTGACTGCGAGGCCTGCCAGTGA
- a CDS encoding ribonucleotide-diphosphate reductase subunit beta, with product MTTGLSEISVGASRVQVADKAMINSRADVNQLLPLKYTWAWEKYLAGCNNHWMPTEVSMQADISLWKSKDGLTEDERLMLKRNLGFFATAESLVANNIVLAVYRQLSNPECRQYLLRQAFEEAVHTHTFQYICTSLGLDEGELFNMYREVPSISDKDAWALKYTQHLEDPDFRTGTPETDTAFLRDLIAFYVVFEGMWFYTGFAQILSLGRRNKMVGIAEQYQYILRDESIHLNFGIDCINQIKQENPHLWTTAFQAEVRQMLTEACELEVAYGRSTMPNGMLGLTSELCEQYMHFITDRRAEQIGLDPIFGETRNPFGWMSEVMDLKKEKNFFETRVIEYQSSSGLSWD from the coding sequence GTGACCACCGGACTGAGCGAAATCAGCGTCGGCGCCTCCCGGGTGCAGGTCGCCGACAAGGCGATGATCAACTCGCGGGCGGACGTCAACCAGCTGCTGCCGTTGAAGTACACCTGGGCCTGGGAGAAATACCTTGCCGGGTGCAACAACCACTGGATGCCGACCGAGGTCTCCATGCAGGCCGACATCTCGCTGTGGAAATCCAAGGACGGCCTGACCGAGGACGAGCGGCTGATGCTCAAGCGCAACCTCGGGTTCTTCGCCACCGCGGAGTCCCTGGTCGCGAACAACATCGTGCTCGCCGTGTACCGCCAGCTCAGCAACCCCGAGTGCCGGCAGTACCTGCTGCGCCAGGCGTTCGAGGAGGCCGTGCACACGCACACGTTCCAGTACATCTGCACGTCGCTCGGACTCGACGAGGGCGAGCTGTTCAACATGTACCGCGAGGTGCCGTCGATCTCCGACAAGGACGCCTGGGCGCTGAAGTACACCCAGCACCTGGAGGACCCGGATTTCCGCACCGGTACGCCGGAGACCGACACCGCGTTCCTGCGCGACCTGATCGCGTTCTACGTGGTGTTCGAGGGGATGTGGTTCTACACCGGGTTCGCGCAGATCCTCTCGCTCGGCCGGCGGAACAAGATGGTCGGCATCGCCGAGCAGTACCAGTACATCCTGCGCGACGAGTCGATCCACCTGAACTTCGGCATCGACTGCATCAACCAGATCAAGCAGGAGAACCCGCACCTGTGGACGACCGCGTTCCAGGCCGAGGTCCGGCAGATGCTGACCGAGGCGTGCGAGCTGGAGGTCGCCTACGGCCGGTCCACGATGCCGAACGGCATGCTCGGCCTGACGTCGGAGCTGTGCGAGCAGTACATGCACTTCATCACCGACCGGCGGGCAGAACAGATTGGTCTCGATCCGATCTTCGGTGAAACGCGGAACCCCTTCGGCTGGATGTCAGAGGTGATGGACCTGAAGAAGGAGAAGAACTTCTTCGAGACCCGGGTGATCGAGTACCAGTCCTCCAGCGGACTGAGCTGGGACTGA
- a CDS encoding alpha/beta hydrolase, protein MSLTDREQSEIEQANTSGKEPVVFIHGLWLLSSSWDRWRRLFEKNGYSTIAPGWPDDPETVAEAREHPEVFAHKMVQAVTDHYLEAIGGLDRTPAVVGHSFGGLIAQKIAGEGASAVTVAIDPAPGRGVLPLPASALKSGSPVLGNPANARRAVTLTFDEFKYGWANNLDEDEARQLYDEFHVAASGVPIFQAAVANLNPFSETKVEYKAAGRGPILLVSGEKDHTVPHAITHAAYKQHSKNDGVTEFVEIPGRGHSLVIDHGWEEIAGTALDFIRKYGPPAAG, encoded by the coding sequence ATGTCGCTGACTGATCGCGAACAGTCGGAGATCGAGCAGGCCAACACGTCCGGCAAGGAACCCGTGGTGTTCATCCACGGCCTGTGGCTGCTGTCCAGCAGTTGGGACCGCTGGCGGCGGCTGTTCGAGAAGAACGGCTACAGCACGATCGCGCCAGGGTGGCCGGACGATCCGGAGACGGTGGCGGAGGCGCGTGAACACCCCGAGGTATTCGCGCACAAGATGGTGCAGGCAGTGACCGACCACTACCTCGAAGCGATCGGCGGCCTGGATCGCACACCGGCCGTCGTCGGGCATTCGTTCGGTGGTCTGATCGCGCAGAAGATCGCGGGGGAGGGTGCGTCGGCCGTCACCGTGGCGATCGATCCGGCGCCGGGACGCGGCGTACTGCCGTTGCCGGCGTCGGCGTTGAAGTCGGGCTCGCCGGTGCTGGGGAACCCGGCCAACGCCCGGCGTGCGGTCACGCTGACGTTCGACGAGTTCAAGTACGGCTGGGCGAACAACCTCGACGAGGACGAGGCGCGCCAGTTGTACGACGAGTTCCACGTAGCGGCGTCCGGGGTGCCGATCTTCCAGGCCGCGGTCGCGAACCTGAACCCGTTCAGCGAGACCAAGGTCGAGTACAAGGCGGCCGGCCGTGGGCCGATCCTGCTCGTCTCGGGGGAGAAGGACCACACGGTCCCGCATGCGATCACGCACGCGGCGTACAAGCAGCACAGCAAGAACGACGGCGTCACCGAGTTCGTCGAAATTCCGGGCCGGGGGCACTCGCTGGTGATCGACCACGGGTGGGAGGAGATCGCCGGCACGGCGCTCGACTTCATCCGCAAGTACGGCCCGCCGGCAGCCGGCTGA
- a CDS encoding isochorismatase family protein, protein MSVTTIDPKTALVVIDLQNAVAALPGEPHSTADVISKTVELADAFRKHDLPVVLVRVSFAADGADRLTGRTEQPARSAGGTPPPGADQIVDQLAGHADDIIVTKRNWGAFYGTDLDVQLRRRGITQIVLTGVATSIGVESTARAAYEHGYHVTLATDAMTDLAAESHEHALTRIFPRLGESGTTAEIIALLG, encoded by the coding sequence ATGTCCGTCACCACCATCGATCCCAAGACCGCCCTGGTCGTCATCGACCTGCAGAACGCGGTCGCAGCGCTCCCCGGCGAGCCGCACAGCACAGCCGACGTGATCAGCAAGACCGTCGAGCTCGCCGACGCGTTCCGCAAGCACGATCTTCCGGTAGTCCTCGTCCGCGTCAGCTTCGCGGCCGACGGCGCCGATCGGCTGACCGGACGGACCGAGCAGCCCGCCCGCTCGGCCGGTGGGACACCGCCGCCCGGGGCTGACCAGATCGTCGACCAGTTGGCCGGCCACGCCGACGACATCATCGTGACCAAGCGCAACTGGGGTGCGTTCTACGGCACCGACCTCGACGTACAGCTGCGCCGGCGGGGCATCACCCAGATCGTGCTGACCGGCGTGGCGACCAGCATCGGCGTCGAGTCGACCGCACGGGCGGCGTACGAGCACGGCTATCACGTCACGCTCGCCACCGACGCGATGACCGACCTGGCGGCCGAGTCCCACGAGCATGCGCTGACCCGGATCTTCCCCCGGCTCGGCGAGTCCGGCACCACCGCGGAGATCATCGCGCTGCTCGGCTGA